From the genome of Lentilactobacillus buchneri, one region includes:
- a CDS encoding sulfite exporter TauE/SafE family protein, translated as MNILLLIIVGFIIGTVVITLGGGGAAFYLGILTTVFGLGPASAAATSLVTSFPSLLIGSYSYFRLHKIKLRIAWRMIIFAVPAVVVGSLISPYIPVKIYLYIIGGILAILGLQTLFSRQKDHQNPNKWLAPVYGVISGLMVGVGGLSGGGPVVAGLLVMGSDMVTAAATSSLVLVVMTATGLIFHLSAGNVDWSVGLGLMFGAILGSFLAPVLLGKLDPQKFTKYVKPILGVLLVVMGVFTALK; from the coding sequence ATGAACATTCTGTTACTGATTATCGTTGGCTTTATCATCGGCACCGTTGTGATTACCCTCGGCGGTGGCGGGGCCGCCTTTTACCTTGGAATTCTCACGACGGTCTTTGGCTTGGGGCCAGCAAGCGCGGCCGCCACTTCATTGGTGACCTCGTTTCCATCATTGTTAATCGGCTCGTACTCTTATTTTCGACTACACAAAATTAAATTACGGATTGCTTGGCGGATGATCATTTTTGCAGTCCCAGCTGTGGTTGTGGGATCCTTGATCTCACCATATATCCCGGTCAAAATTTATTTGTATATTATCGGGGGGATTTTGGCGATTTTAGGGCTCCAGACGTTGTTTAGCAGACAAAAGGATCACCAAAATCCTAATAAATGGTTGGCACCAGTCTATGGTGTCATCAGTGGTCTAATGGTTGGTGTCGGCGGGCTCAGTGGTGGTGGACCGGTGGTTGCCGGACTGCTCGTGATGGGATCCGACATGGTCACCGCGGCCGCCACTTCTTCCTTAGTCCTGGTCGTAATGACCGCAACCGGGTTAATCTTTCACCTTTCTGCCGGTAACGTTGACTGGTCGGTGGGGCTTGGCCTCATGTTTGGGGCGATTCTGGGATCATTTTTGGCGCCGGTCCTGTTGGGCAAACTCGATCCTCAGAAGTTCACGAAATATGTGAAGCCGATTCTGGGAGTTCTGTTGGTTGTGATGGGTGTCTTTACGGCATTAAAGTAA